Sequence from the Fulvivirga ligni genome:
CTTACCACTATTCTGGTTCCCTTAATTTTCCCTTTGCTTATTGGAGGAATAGTTTACCTAATAAGCAAGGAGGAATCCAATGCTAAAATAAAAACTGTAGAGGTACTGGATGAAAGCGGCAGCTTTAACATGGACAGCCTTAGCAAATACAAGTTCACACCTGTAACTGGCGATATAGAACAGGCTAAAACAGCATTTAAAGAAAGTGATGATTTTGCACTTCTCTATATCCCTAGCTATGACATTGAAGATCCCCAAGGATTCACGCTATATTCTAAAAGCAATACTCACTTCAGTATTATAAACGATTTAGAAGATAAAATTAGAGAATCGATAAAAGAAAAAAAGCTAGAAGCCTATCAGGTTGATCCTCAAATTTTAGAGAAACTTAAAACTAAAGTCAGTCTTAAGTCCCTAAACATCAGCGAAGACGTTGAAGAGGAAAGCAATGGAATGCTTTCTCTGGCCATTGGATACGGAACAGGATTTCTCATTTACATTTTCATGTTTGCCTACGGTGGACAAGTAATGCAAGGGGTAATTGAAGAAAAGAGTAATAAGATTGTAGAAGTAGTTGTCTCAACAGTAAAACCCTTTCATCTTATGATGGGGAAAATTCTGGGTGTTGCTGCTGTAGGTTTATTTCAGGTATTGATTTGGATAGTGCTTATGGGAACTATCTATTTAACCGTAACTAGCATCCTGGGATTAGAAATGCCACAAGCTGATCAAATATCTCAAGCCTCTGAAATGGCCGCTCAGTCATCACAAGGCGCCAAATTCATGCAAACAATGGCTTCCATTCCAATAGCTCAAATCATATTTACATTTATATTTTTCTTCCTAGGTGGATATTTACTTTATGGCTCTCTATTCGCAGCAGTTGGCTCAGCAGTAGATACTCCAGCTGAGGCTCAGCAATTCATGATGCCTATTATGCTTCCTTTAATTATAGGAATCGTGGGCATGAACAGTGTAGTTTCTAATCCTGATGGAGCAGTAAGCTTTTGGCTTTCAATTATACCATTCACCTCACCAATTATTATGATGGGTAGAATTGGCTTTGGTGTGCCATGGTGGGAGCTTGTACTCTCTATGGTCCTGCTAATAGCTGGTTTCATTGGTACGGTGTGGCTATCAGGCAGAATATACAGAGTAGGTATATTAATGCATGGAGTTAAAGTGAATTACAAAACTTTAGCTAAGTGGTTTATGATGAAGAACTAAAATTAGTCTTTCAATAAATGTCTAAACCGGATAGTGTTTTCTATCCGGTTTTTTTTATTTTAATTTTCCATGTTCATATGGCAAATAAAGGCACATCTCCGGGCGCAGAATTTTACTACGACAAATCAAAGCTTAAATGGATTGTTCTGTCGGTTTCACTGGTAATTAGTATTGCCTCCATTTATTACACTGACATACTCATTGACCAGCTTAAGGATAGAGAAAGGAAACAGATAGAGCTGTTTGCCAGAGCTTTAGAATACTCTGCCAATCAACCACTGGAAAGTGAAACCTACTTTTTTGTAACGGATCAAATCTTGTTTCAAAACAATTCTATACCGACCATTTTAGTTACTGAAAACGGAAAAATCAGCGCCGCCAAAAATATTGATATAGACTCCTCTAAAACTCAGGTACAGATTAATAAAGTGCTTTACACTGAGCTGGAAGAAATGCGTGAAAGCTATGAACCGATTGAAATCCAACTTCGCGATGATAAAACCGATGAAGTATATGGCATTCAATATGTTTATTATAAAAATTCCTTCCTCCTCAATCAGCTAATGTACTACCCTTACATTCAGCTTGGGGTTATAGCCATTTTCGGTTTTATAGCTTACATGGCTTTTAATTATTCTAAAGCTGCCGAACAAAATCGTGTATGGGTAGGGCTTGCTAAGGAGACTGCTCATCAGCTGGGTACTCCTATCTCATCACTCATGGCCTGGGTAGAATACTTTAAAGATCAAGCTTCAGCTGAAGACAAAGTACTGCTCAACGAGTTGGACAAAGACATATATAAGCTTCAAATCATTACGGAGAGATTCTCAAATATTGGGTCGGCGCCAGTGCTTACCGAAGAAAATATAGAAACCATTATCAGGTCCACTATAGCTTATTTAAAGCCTCGAATTTCATCCAAAGTGAATATGAGAGTGGATGCCATATCTCCGAATATTATGGCCATAGTAAACCCACCTCTTTTTGAGTGGGTTATTGAAAACCTCTGTAAAAACGCAGTAGACGCTATGGGAGGTGTTGGCTCGCTAAACATCCAGATACTACGTGGCAGTGACTACAGAGTATTTGTAGATATTGAAGACACCGGAAAAGGCATTCCAAAATCCAAAATAAAACAGATTTTCAATCCGGGTTTTACCACCAAACAACGCGGCTGGGGCCTTGGACTAACCTTAGCCAAGAGAATCATAGAAGTTTATCACGAAGGAAAGATTTTCGTGAAAAATTCCGAAGAGAATAAGGGCACCACCTTCAGGGTAGTTCTGCGCACTGACTCCTAAATATTAGGTATCAAGGCTTTTATTGTATTAAAAATAAGTTTGATTTATGTAGATTAAAGCTTAGTTTTGCGGACTGAAATTATAGAGGCACTAAATCATTTCTATCAAATAACATAAAATGGCAAATATTGGTAAAATTACCCAGGTAATCGGCCCGGTTGTAGACGTTAGCTTTGATGCTGAAGGAGCTAAGTTACCTAATATCTTAGATTCATTAGAAGTAACTAAAGCAAACGGCCAAAAAGTAGTACTTGAATGTCAACAGCACTTAGGAGAAGACCGAGTGCGTACCATTTCAATGGAAAGTACTGAAGGTCTGGTAAGAGGAATGGAGGTTACTGATACAGGAGCTCCTATTAACATGCCTACGGGTGATGACATTAAAGGTCGTCTTTTTAACGTGGTAGGTGAGGCAATAGATGGTATTGCTCAGCCAAGCGGAACGACTAGTCTTCCAATACACAGACCAGCACCTAAGTTTGAAGATCTTTCTACAGCTACAGAAGTACTTTTTACAGGTATTAAAGTAATTGACCTTATTGAGCCTTACGCAAAAGGTGGTAAAATTGGTCTTTTCGGTGGAGCCGGTGTAGGTAAAACTGTACTTATCCAGGAGCTAATCAACAACATTGCAAAAGCTTATTCAGGTCTTTCTGTATTTGCTGGTGTAGGTGAAAGAACTCGTGAGGGTAACGATTTGCTTAGAGAAATGATTGAAGCTGGTATTGTTAGCTACGGTGAAGGTTTCATGAAGTCTATGGAAGAAGGCGGATGGGATCTTTCTACAGTAGATAGCGAAAAACTTAAAGAATCTAAAGCAACCTTCGTATTCGGTCAGATGAATGAGCCTCCAGGAGCTCGTGCAAGAGTAGCCCTTTCTGGTCTTACTATTGCTGAGTACTTCCGTGATGGTGATGGCGAAGGTCAAGGAAAAGATATACTTTTCTTCGTTGATAATATATTCCGATTCACTCAGGCGGGTTCTGAGGTATCTGCACTTCTTGGACGTATGCCTTCTGCAGTGGGTTATCAGCCTACTCTTGCTACTGAAATGGGTGCTATGCAGGAAAGAATTACTTCTACAAAGAAAGGATCAATTACTTCAGTACAGGCGGTTTACGTACCTGCGGATGATTTAACTGACCCTGCTCCTGCTACTACTTTCGCTCACCTTGATGCTACTACAGTACTTTCAAGAAAGATTTCTGAGCTAGGTATCTACCCAGCGGTAGATCCATTAGATTCTACTTCTAGAATCTTAAGCGAAGAAGTACTTGGATCTGAGCATTATGGATGTGCACAAAGAGTAAAAGAAATTCTTCAGAGATATAAAGAACTTCAAGATATCATCGCCATCCTTGGTATGGATGAGCTTTCTGATGAGGATAAAGAAGTTGTTCACAGAGCTAGAAGGGTACAGAGATTCTTATCTCAGCCTTTCCACGTAGCTGAGCAGTTTACAGGTATCCCTGGTGTTCTTGTTGATATCAAAGATACTATCAAAGGCTTCAACATGATTATGGATGGTGAATTAGATCACCTACCAGAAATGTCATTTAACCTTGTAGGCTCTATAGAACAAGCTATAGAGAAAGGTGAGAAAATGCTTGCTGAAGCTAAATAATATAAATCTTTAATAGGTGCTCTTTAAGGGCACCTTTACCACATAACTGTAGCAGTAAAATGTTATTAGAAATAGTTACTCCAGCCAAAAAAGTATTCGAAGGTAGTGTTACCATAGCTACATTTCCAGGTGTAGATGGTTCATTCCAGGTTTTAAATGACCACGCTCCTCTAGTGAGTACTTTAGAGGAAGGGAAATTATCTTACAAAACTTCTGGTGGAAAAGAAGGCAGCATCACTATCACTGGTGGTGTAGTAGAAGTTCTTAATAATAAGATTGTAGTATTAGCTGATGGTTTGGTGGAAACACCTGCTTAAAGGTTAATAACAAAAAATATAAATGAAGCTCTGGATGAAAATTCAGAGCTTTTTTATTTCCTACCGGTCATGCGCCTGAACATACGCTTCTCAAAAGCCCAGAAAAACTGGAACTGACCAAATATAAATCCATATATCAAAAGGATAATATTATAGATTGGGAAGATGAGGATATAGTAAGTAAGGGTAAACACCCAGGTACGTTCACTTTCTGGAACAATTAAATTGAGTATGGGAGCTTTCAGAAAGAAAACAGTGAAGCCAGTACAAGCAAAAACCACTAGAATGAGAATAGCCCTGACAGTATTTACCTGCCATCTGTTCTCTAATCTATCTAGCCATTGAGGTTTTTTCATTTCCCCCCAAATAAACCCCAAATTTGATCTTTAGGCAAGGGAGCGGTTATATTTAAAGGTTCTTTTTTTACCGGATGCTCAAAGCTTACAAAACGACTGTGCAGATAAATATCATTACTATGGGCCTTGTCTCCTCCATACTTCAAATCACCAAGTATATTACAGCCAATTTTAGCCAGCTGAACTCTTATTTGATGCGGCCTACCAGTTTGAAGAGTGATCTCAAGCATATAATATTCAGCCACTCGGCCGATAAGTTTATATGACAAAACGGCCTGTTTGGCTCCACTTACCTTTTTATTGAAGGCAGAAGTTTTATTGATTTTAGTATTTTTCTTCAGCCAATGAGTAAGCTCATCCTGAGTTTGTGGCGGTCTATGTGTAGTGATAGCCCAGTATGTTTTTTGAATATCTCTTTCTTTGAAAATTTTATTCATCCTTTCCAAAGCTTTAGAGGTTCGCGCTAAAACTACTGCCCCGCTAACAGGCCTATCTAAACGATGTACCACGCCTAGAAAAACATCGCCAGGCTTATTATATTTCTTTTTGATGTACTCTTTAGCATCATCCCCCAGGGTTAAATCCCCAGTTTTATCTGCCTGAACAAGCTCACCCCCCTGCTTATTTATGATAAGCAGGTGATTATCTTCATATAAAACATTCTTAGAATCTAGCACAGCTCTTAAAATTCAGAAGTAAAATGAAACTCTATGTCAGGGAAGTTATCCTGCACCATGGTAAGCCATGATCTTGATTCAGCCATAAATACCCACTTACCGTCCTTATCCTTAGCGATATGTCTGAATTTGGATTTTATAAATTCGTTGAGCTGCTTTTTATCTTTACTACTAATCCAGCAAGCTTTGTAAAGATTCATCGGCATGAAATCACAAGATGCTCCATACTCATTTTTCAGCCTGTGCTGGATTACCTCGAACTGTAATGCTCCCACGGTACCAACCACCTTTCTAGCCCCAAGCTCATAAGTAAACAGCTGAGCTACACCCTCTTCCATCAGCTGATGTAATCCCTTATCAAGCTGCTTGGTCTTCATAGCATCCTTATTGATCACCTCTTTAAAAATCTCGGGCGAGAAACTAGGAATTCCTTTGTACATACCCTTTTCACCTTCCGAAATGGTGTCTCCAATCTTCAGGTTTCCAGTATCATAAAGACCAACAATATCTCCTGGCCAAGCTTCCTCCACCAATTCCTTTTCCTGAGCCATGAATGCGGTAACATTAGAAAATCTAATTTTCTTATCAGTTCTCACGTGATAATAGTTGGTACCTCTTTCAAACTTACCCGCACAGACTCTGATAAAAGCGATACGGTTCCTGTGGTTTGGGTCCATGTTAGCATGGATTTTAAAGATGAAGCCAGAGAATTTATTTTCATCAGGCTCTATTAAACGCTCTTCAGTTTCTCTGGACTTAGGCGCAGGAGCCAATTCTATAAAGCAGTCTAAAAGCTCTTTAACACCGAAATTATTAACAGCACTACCGAAAAATACCGGAGCTACATTTCCTGCCAGATATTCATTCACATCAAACTCTGGATATACTCCTTCTATTAGCTCTACATCCTCTCTAAGCTGAGCGGCATAATTCTCACCAACCTCCTCATCTATGCGAGGGTCATTAATATCTGCAATTTGAATACCGTCGCCCTCCACCTTTGTTTTACTAGCCGTAAAAAGATGCAAGCTTTTATTAAACAAGCTGTATACACCTTTAAAAGTCTTACCCATACTTATAGGCCAGCTTAAAGGACGAACCTTTATATTAAGTTTTTCTTCTATTTCATCTAAAAGATCATAAGGATCACGACCTTCCCTATCTAGTTTATTAATGAAGCAGAGCACAGGCGTATTTCTCATTCTACACACCTCCATTAGCTTCTCAGTCTGAATCTCTACCCCCTTCACGCAGTCTATTACCATGATCACGCTGTCAACTGCCGTAAGTGTGCGGTATGTATCTTCAGCAAAATCCTGGTGACCAGGAGTATCCAGCAAATTGATTTTCTTGCCGTTATAATTAAATCCCATCACAGAGGTGGCCACTGATATACCTCTCTGCTTTTCTATCTCCATCCAGTCAGAGCGGGCATGCATCTTAATCTTATTAGACTTTACCGCACCAGCAGTCTGAATAGCACCTCCAAATAAAAGTAGCTTTTCAGTAAGTGTGGTTTTTCCGGCATCCGGGTGACTGATAATTCCAAAGGTTCTGCGCTTCTCTATTTCTTCTTTCAGTGCCATGGGCTAATTCTATAATTTGAATTGATCTGCAAAGATAGATATTTCATAGAATCTTGGCAGGAACAGCATTAAATATATAAGATGTACTATCATATAATGGCCGATGGAAAAAACTACGCTTAAGCCATGATGATTGAATACTCAGATTAAGGAACAATTAGCCACCATTACCACACCAGAGGGTAACTTGCAAATTATTTTATAACCTGAAATTTCATAAGGGTTACTAAATTAAAATTACTAGTATAAAGCTTTGACTAGCAGTTACTTAACTCGCAAGCTCAAACATTTTTTAAAATAAAATATCCTAAAAAAACACGTATTTTTACAATGAAAAAACTTAGTTATTTATTTTTCGCATGTTTTATCTCTTTATCGTTAATGAATTGCGCTGAAGATGGTGAACCTGGACCAGCTGGTAAAGATGGAGTTGATGGCATTGATGGAGTAGATGGAGTTGACGGTGTAGATGGACAAGATGGAGAAGGTTTTGAAGAACTAACAAAAGATGGCTCTATCATTCTTTATTTTGATGGTACGAGACCTGATGGCATTGAATTTGAAGATTCTGTAGTATTTACATACTCTAATGATATTCCAAGTACAGTTGAACTGATTGAAGATGAAGAAGAAGGAACTTATTATGAAGTAGAATTAACCAAATTCACAACTCCAAGTTTGCCATTTTTTGAAGGAGGCGGGTATTTCGACTTCTTCTATAAGACCACTGACCTAAGTAATAACGCAGATTTCTCGCTTGATGGCTTATATTGGAACTCAACAGTAACTACCTCTGATAATAAAGCATTTAGAGTTACTGGCGGTATAGAAGGAGAACTAGATCTCACTATTACTGACTATAATTATGATGAAACTACTGGCCGTATTCAGTTTGGATTCTCATTTGTTTTAGACGATAATATGAACTCTACATACCATGAACTTAATGTTACTGGTAAAGTTGATGTTAACCTTTATGAAATAATCTACCCAGAAATGGGTCCAATGTAATTTGGAACAAAATAGTAACCAAAAAGACTGCCCTCTGGCAGTCTTTTTTTGTTTACGCCATGTAGTATTTAAAATTATTTAAATATTCTCTCGCCCCCTTTGCATCAATGCAATCCCTTCTTACTCTGTGGTCACATCACAAATCATCTTTTAAATATAATTTAGGGCAACCATTATCTAACTACTATTCTTCACCAGGCCCGAATCGCTCTCATAGAGCTCTTTTTCAATGACATATATTTTGAATAATTCACACATGTCATTGCATCCATATTAAATATTACATCTACAACTTCCACCTAAATTCGAGATTCTTAATAAGCAGAAGATAGCTAATTTCAATATAGCCCTTAACTGATCATGTTCAGCCCATTTTGAAAATCAATTAGCAATTAAATGTTTACAACAATGAGAATCATTAACTACCTTTTTTTAGCATGTATTATAGTATTTTCTTTCGGGAGCTGCGCAG
This genomic interval carries:
- a CDS encoding ABC transporter permease, with protein sequence MNKMFLILQREFLSRVKKKSFLLTTILVPLIFPLLIGGIVYLISKEESNAKIKTVEVLDESGSFNMDSLSKYKFTPVTGDIEQAKTAFKESDDFALLYIPSYDIEDPQGFTLYSKSNTHFSIINDLEDKIRESIKEKKLEAYQVDPQILEKLKTKVSLKSLNISEDVEEESNGMLSLAIGYGTGFLIYIFMFAYGGQVMQGVIEEKSNKIVEVVVSTVKPFHLMMGKILGVAAVGLFQVLIWIVLMGTIYLTVTSILGLEMPQADQISQASEMAAQSSQGAKFMQTMASIPIAQIIFTFIFFFLGGYLLYGSLFAAVGSAVDTPAEAQQFMMPIMLPLIIGIVGMNSVVSNPDGAVSFWLSIIPFTSPIIMMGRIGFGVPWWELVLSMVLLIAGFIGTVWLSGRIYRVGILMHGVKVNYKTLAKWFMMKN
- a CDS encoding sensor histidine kinase; translated protein: MANKGTSPGAEFYYDKSKLKWIVLSVSLVISIASIYYTDILIDQLKDRERKQIELFARALEYSANQPLESETYFFVTDQILFQNNSIPTILVTENGKISAAKNIDIDSSKTQVQINKVLYTELEEMRESYEPIEIQLRDDKTDEVYGIQYVYYKNSFLLNQLMYYPYIQLGVIAIFGFIAYMAFNYSKAAEQNRVWVGLAKETAHQLGTPISSLMAWVEYFKDQASAEDKVLLNELDKDIYKLQIITERFSNIGSAPVLTEENIETIIRSTIAYLKPRISSKVNMRVDAISPNIMAIVNPPLFEWVIENLCKNAVDAMGGVGSLNIQILRGSDYRVFVDIEDTGKGIPKSKIKQIFNPGFTTKQRGWGLGLTLAKRIIEVYHEGKIFVKNSEENKGTTFRVVLRTDS
- the atpD gene encoding F0F1 ATP synthase subunit beta is translated as MANIGKITQVIGPVVDVSFDAEGAKLPNILDSLEVTKANGQKVVLECQQHLGEDRVRTISMESTEGLVRGMEVTDTGAPINMPTGDDIKGRLFNVVGEAIDGIAQPSGTTSLPIHRPAPKFEDLSTATEVLFTGIKVIDLIEPYAKGGKIGLFGGAGVGKTVLIQELINNIAKAYSGLSVFAGVGERTREGNDLLREMIEAGIVSYGEGFMKSMEEGGWDLSTVDSEKLKESKATFVFGQMNEPPGARARVALSGLTIAEYFRDGDGEGQGKDILFFVDNIFRFTQAGSEVSALLGRMPSAVGYQPTLATEMGAMQERITSTKKGSITSVQAVYVPADDLTDPAPATTFAHLDATTVLSRKISELGIYPAVDPLDSTSRILSEEVLGSEHYGCAQRVKEILQRYKELQDIIAILGMDELSDEDKEVVHRARRVQRFLSQPFHVAEQFTGIPGVLVDIKDTIKGFNMIMDGELDHLPEMSFNLVGSIEQAIEKGEKMLAEAK
- the atpC gene encoding ATP synthase F1 subunit epsilon; amino-acid sequence: MLLEIVTPAKKVFEGSVTIATFPGVDGSFQVLNDHAPLVSTLEEGKLSYKTSGGKEGSITITGGVVEVLNNKIVVLADGLVETPA
- a CDS encoding DUF6787 family protein — translated: MKKPQWLDRLENRWQVNTVRAILILVVFACTGFTVFFLKAPILNLIVPESERTWVFTLTYYILIFPIYNIILLIYGFIFGQFQFFWAFEKRMFRRMTGRK
- a CDS encoding RluA family pseudouridine synthase, with the protein product MLDSKNVLYEDNHLLIINKQGGELVQADKTGDLTLGDDAKEYIKKKYNKPGDVFLGVVHRLDRPVSGAVVLARTSKALERMNKIFKERDIQKTYWAITTHRPPQTQDELTHWLKKNTKINKTSAFNKKVSGAKQAVLSYKLIGRVAEYYMLEITLQTGRPHQIRVQLAKIGCNILGDLKYGGDKAHSNDIYLHSRFVSFEHPVKKEPLNITAPLPKDQIWGLFGGK
- a CDS encoding peptide chain release factor 3, which gives rise to MALKEEIEKRRTFGIISHPDAGKTTLTEKLLLFGGAIQTAGAVKSNKIKMHARSDWMEIEKQRGISVATSVMGFNYNGKKINLLDTPGHQDFAEDTYRTLTAVDSVIMVIDCVKGVEIQTEKLMEVCRMRNTPVLCFINKLDREGRDPYDLLDEIEEKLNIKVRPLSWPISMGKTFKGVYSLFNKSLHLFTASKTKVEGDGIQIADINDPRIDEEVGENYAAQLREDVELIEGVYPEFDVNEYLAGNVAPVFFGSAVNNFGVKELLDCFIELAPAPKSRETEERLIEPDENKFSGFIFKIHANMDPNHRNRIAFIRVCAGKFERGTNYYHVRTDKKIRFSNVTAFMAQEKELVEEAWPGDIVGLYDTGNLKIGDTISEGEKGMYKGIPSFSPEIFKEVINKDAMKTKQLDKGLHQLMEEGVAQLFTYELGARKVVGTVGALQFEVIQHRLKNEYGASCDFMPMNLYKACWISSKDKKQLNEFIKSKFRHIAKDKDGKWVFMAESRSWLTMVQDNFPDIEFHFTSEF